From Herbiconiux flava, one genomic window encodes:
- a CDS encoding LacI family DNA-binding transcriptional regulator — MSTQNGSVTMQDVAALAKVSVKTVSNVLSGYEHVSAKMRARVMAAVTELNYEINVSARNLRTGRTQVLGLAVPELSQAYFAELADAVIRAAKERNYTVLIEQTTTGGPDEISTVSAMRRHAIDGVIFSPFAPESGDLSRLDLEFPVVVLGDRDAVSPADHITMSNVAAVKAATDHLIESGRSRIAVIGSDPHDPVGTAALRFRGYAESLREHGRDLVSDLVCSVQLWHRADGAAAVERLLERGVEFDGLVCFNDALALGAMARLQQLGRRVPDDVGVVGFDDIEDSRFSTPSLTTVSPGREEIARLAVDTLVRRIEHPGQRDVPVDLAVGYELVVRGSSTPLSAARAPSR; from the coding sequence GTCCGGCTACGAGCACGTCTCCGCCAAGATGCGCGCGCGGGTGATGGCCGCGGTCACCGAGCTGAACTACGAGATCAACGTCTCGGCGCGCAATCTGCGCACCGGCCGCACCCAGGTGCTCGGCCTCGCCGTGCCCGAGCTCAGCCAGGCCTACTTCGCCGAACTGGCCGACGCGGTCATCCGGGCCGCCAAGGAGCGCAACTACACCGTGCTGATCGAGCAGACCACGACCGGTGGGCCCGACGAGATCTCGACGGTGAGCGCGATGCGACGGCACGCGATCGACGGCGTGATCTTCAGCCCCTTCGCGCCCGAGTCGGGCGATCTGTCGCGGCTCGACCTCGAGTTCCCCGTCGTGGTGCTCGGCGACCGTGACGCCGTGAGCCCCGCCGATCACATCACGATGTCGAACGTCGCGGCGGTCAAGGCGGCGACCGACCACCTGATCGAGTCGGGCCGGTCCCGCATCGCCGTGATCGGATCGGACCCGCACGATCCCGTCGGCACCGCCGCACTGCGGTTCCGCGGCTACGCCGAGTCGCTGCGGGAGCACGGCCGTGACCTGGTGAGCGACCTCGTCTGCTCGGTGCAGCTCTGGCACCGCGCCGACGGAGCGGCCGCGGTCGAACGACTGCTCGAGCGCGGCGTCGAGTTCGACGGGCTGGTCTGCTTCAACGACGCGTTGGCGCTCGGGGCGATGGCCCGGCTGCAGCAGCTCGGCCGACGGGTGCCCGACGACGTCGGCGTGGTCGGCTTCGACGACATCGAGGACTCGCGGTTCTCGACGCCGAGCCTGACCACCGTCTCGCCGGGGCGGGAGGAGATCGCGCGCCTGGCGGTCGACACCCTGGTGCGCCGGATCGAGCATCCCGGTCAGCGTGACGTTCCGGTCGACCTGGCCGTGGGCTACGAGCTGGTGGTGCGCGGCTCCAGTACGCCTCTCTCGGCCGCAAGAGCACCCTCCCGCTGA